In Oscillospiraceae bacterium, the genomic window CGGACTGCAGAAAGCACAGGCAGTCCGCAAAGCCTTTGGCTTTGATGAGGGTCTCGATCTCATTTTCAGCGTGCAGATCTTCCAACCCGGCTGTCAGCTGGGCGGTGCAGTCCTTCTTTTCCTCCGCAGAGAGCGAAGAGGACTTCATGGTTTTTTGCAGGGTGTCCATGGCTTCATCGTGCGCCTTTTCCCGTTTCAGGCGTGCCTCTTCAAAGAACTTTGCGCCGCTGTCGCTTGCCACGCTGACCAGCTGTGCTTCCCCGTAGTTTTTGTTCGCGGCCGACACTGTTTCGGCTTCCGTGGGCAGGCCGTCCAGGACCGTGTCCGACTGCACAGGCTCGGCCGAAACGACCTGGGCTTCCTCGTCCGCTGCAATGCCGGTATCGGTGCGGGCATACTGCCAGTTCAGATAAACGGCAATGACAAGGGCAGCGGCCAGCGTAAGCGCGGTCACCCGCCGGGTATTTCTGGAAAGTGCTCTCATCTTGAATCCTCCTTGTTCTGGGTCAGATCATGGCTTGCGCTGTTCCACACAGATCCGGTTGGATGGCAGATCCAGCAGCGCTCCCACCATCTCCGTGATGCGTGCTGCCACGCGGACATCTCCCCCGCCGTCGCACAGCACGGCTACGCCGCGGATCTGCGGCTGATAGATCGTCTCTGCCAGGGCGGAGCCATCTTCCAGCAGAACATGCGTCTGCTGTTCCTGCATCTGCCCGGACTGCGTATCCAGTGCATAGATCGTTTCCTCCCCCGTTTCTAGTGTGAGCATCACCGTCGTCTTTCCCGCTCCGTCCATCTGAGCGATCAGTGTTTCAAGCCGGTTTTCCAGCTGGGTCTGATACGCGGCGATTTCCTGTGGGGCTGTGCTGGCGGCAGCAGACTTCGTCCCGGTCGGCATCAACTCCGACAGCAGCAACAGCAGCATGGCCACCCCGCCAATGAGCACCGCAAGTCTTGTGCGCCCCTGCGGGCCTTTGCATCCCTGAAGAACCGTTGTGATCGTTGCTTTTTTCATGGTTCCGCCTCTTCCGCTGCGGTGACAGCATCGGTGCTAAGTTCTTTTTGCAGAAACTGCACAAGCTGTGTCTGCACCTGTGCCGGGCTGTCCGGCGGCATCCACAGGATCGCGCGAGCTGCGCGGATGCCGTCCGGCGTCTGTTCCAATTCCGTTTCCACCCGGACCGGGATGCCTGTCTGTGCCTCGCATTCCGCTGCCAACATCTCATTCAAGCGCTTCGCCGCCTCCGTGAGGATCGTGGTTTCCACGCCCTCGATGGAGGCAGATGCCTGCACCGGCTGAAGCCACTGTGCGGTCCGTGCAGGCAGTGCAGAAATTGCACGGAGCAGAACTGTTAGAATATATAGCCCCGCAACCACTTTTATGCATCGGCGCGCCCAGCCCGCTTCCACCAGCTGCACTAGCAGCTCCGCGCAGACGCATGCAAGGCAGAATGCCGTTACGACCCGCATTTCACCCTCCGTTCATCATTGTCATCAACGCGACACCGACCATTGTCAGCGAAAAGAACAGTGCCGTGACCGCCGCCATGCACCGGACCGCCTCCGTCAGACAGTCAAACAGCGCCCGGCACCGGTCGATACCGGCAAAGCTGCACAGAAGCCTGCACCCGGACAGAACTGCCAGGTGGAACAACAGTCCCAGATACAGCGGAACAAATTCCGCGCCAAGGATCACCAGTGCCGCGATTCCAAGAGAGCTTTTGAGCAGCTGCAGCCCGGCCAATACGGTATCGGCCGCGCCGCTCAATGCCTGCCCGATCACCGGGACACTGCCCGTCAGCATCTGGCCCAGACGGGATGTCGTGTGGTCCAATTGCAGTGTGATCACTCGCTGTACGCCAAGCAGAAGCGCAAACAGTTTTCCGCCCGCCGAAATGCTTTTTCGCAGCAGCTGCCCGCTCATCCTGCAGGCTTCCGGGAGACCCGTCTGCGTGTGGATGCAGCAGGCCATGCTGATGGCCAGATAGCTTTGCAGCAGCGGCCGAATGCACAGCGCGATCCCCTGTGCCAGCAGAGCCAGCACGCTCAGCAGAAATCCGCTGGCTACCGCTCCGGCGTTTCCCTCTCCACCTGCCGTCAGGACTGCGCCGCACACCGGCAGAAATCCCGTGAGGAACAGCCGCCAGCTGTCCATGCGTTCACCGATAGACTGTGCCAGTGTCAGCAGATCACCCCAGATGAGCACCCCGCAGCCACCGGCTGCCGCAAGGTCCAGCAAGGTACCGTCCGCCGCATCGCCAACGAGAAATGACAAAGCTGTGAGCAGCAGCAGAAACAGCAAAAGATCTGCGTAGCTGTGCAGAGTATCGACCAGAAGCTGCACGGGTGAAC contains:
- a CDS encoding SpoIIIAH-like family protein, with translation MRALSRNTRRVTALTLAAALVIAVYLNWQYARTDTGIAADEEAQVVSAEPVQSDTVLDGLPTEAETVSAANKNYGEAQLVSVASDSGAKFFEEARLKREKAHDEAMDTLQKTMKSSSLSAEEKKDCTAQLTAGLEDLHAENEIETLIKAKGFADCLCFLQSGRADLTVMTSGDPLTAAQVAQIRDVVLSKSSVTAQNITVVEVK
- a CDS encoding stage III sporulation protein AG, whose amino-acid sequence is MKKATITTVLQGCKGPQGRTRLAVLIGGVAMLLLLLSELMPTGTKSAAASTAPQEIAAYQTQLENRLETLIAQMDGAGKTTVMLTLETGEETIYALDTQSGQMQEQQTHVLLEDGSALAETIYQPQIRGVAVLCDGGGDVRVAARITEMVGALLDLPSNRICVEQRKP
- a CDS encoding stage III sporulation protein AE, which translates into the protein MSGKKYRGLLAGLVFLAAMPFGTVRAFALESLPGRELWQPYLTQSAQGAADFARDPVSALLSLLPGSPVQLLVDTLHSYADLLLFLLLLTALSFLVGDAADGTLLDLAAAGGCGVLIWGDLLTLAQSIGERMDSWRLFLTGFLPVCGAVLTAGGEGNAGAVASGFLLSVLALLAQGIALCIRPLLQSYLAISMACCIHTQTGLPEACRMSGQLLRKSISAGGKLFALLLGVQRVITLQLDHTTSRLGQMLTGSVPVIGQALSGAADTVLAGLQLLKSSLGIAALVILGAEFVPLYLGLLFHLAVLSGCRLLCSFAGIDRCRALFDCLTEAVRCMAAVTALFFSLTMVGVALMTMMNGG